In uncultured Cohaesibacter sp., a genomic segment contains:
- a CDS encoding microcin C ABC transporter permease YejB, translating into MGAYILRRLLLIIPTLIGIMAINFAVIQFAPGGPVERVIAQVTGTDVSATARISGGGGDFAGTGAGGGGGGEDMSSKYRGAQGLDPDFIKDLEKQFGFDKPPLERFLTMLGNYATFDFGDSYFRDISVLQLIKEKMPVSISLGLWMTLISYLISIPLGIRKAVSDGSRFDVWTSAVIIIGYAIPGFLFAVLLIVLFAGGSFFDLFPLRGLVSDNFADLSWWEKIIDYFWHLTLPLIAMSLSAFATTTLLTKNSFLDEIRKQYVVTARAKGLTERQVLYGHVFRNAMLIIIAGFPGAFIGAFFGGSLLIETIFSLDGLGLLSFESVINRDYAVVFATLYIFSLMGLLISLVSDITYMLIDPRIDFESREV; encoded by the coding sequence GAGCGGGTCATTGCGCAGGTCACCGGAACCGATGTGTCCGCAACGGCGCGCATTTCCGGAGGGGGCGGCGATTTTGCCGGAACCGGCGCCGGTGGCGGTGGTGGCGGCGAGGATATGAGCTCAAAATATCGCGGCGCACAGGGACTGGACCCCGACTTCATCAAGGATCTGGAAAAACAGTTCGGCTTTGACAAACCACCGCTGGAACGCTTCCTGACCATGCTGGGTAATTATGCGACCTTCGATTTCGGCGACAGCTATTTCCGCGATATCAGCGTGTTGCAGCTGATCAAGGAAAAGATGCCGGTGTCCATCTCGCTCGGCCTCTGGATGACGCTGATTTCCTATCTGATCTCGATCCCGCTGGGCATTCGCAAGGCGGTTTCCGATGGCTCGCGATTTGATGTCTGGACCAGCGCGGTGATCATTATCGGCTATGCCATTCCCGGCTTCCTGTTTGCGGTGCTGCTGATCGTGCTGTTTGCCGGTGGCTCTTTCTTCGACCTGTTCCCCCTGCGCGGTCTTGTCTCGGACAATTTCGCCGATCTCTCATGGTGGGAAAAGATCATCGACTATTTCTGGCATCTGACGCTGCCGCTCATCGCCATGTCGCTTTCGGCCTTTGCGACCACCACGCTTCTGACGAAAAATTCCTTCCTCGATGAAATCCGCAAGCAATATGTGGTCACCGCCCGCGCCAAGGGGCTTACCGAGCGTCAGGTGCTTTATGGCCATGTCTTCCGCAACGCCATGCTGATCATTATTGCCGGATTTCCCGGTGCCTTCATTGGAGCCTTCTTTGGCGGCTCGCTGCTGATCGAGACGATCTTCTCGCTCGATGGCCTCGGGCTGCTCTCCTTCGAGAGCGTGATCAACCGCGATTATGCGGTGGTCTTTGCCACCCTCTATATCTTCTCGCTGATGGGCCTGCTCATCAGCCTTGTTTCCGATATCACCTATATGCTCATCGATCCCAGAATCGATTTCGAGAGCCGGGAGGTGTGA